The following proteins are encoded in a genomic region of Pseudomonas saponiphila:
- a CDS encoding YfaP family protein encodes MKLPAPPVLLFLCGMFSLPMALADSGIRLDTPKGGWRTRAVDGEQYIQEVNYPASSVNTPQGQADTARIRGQIKGAPKASKEPGKLIVNGVSMPLKFDEQGGFDRPYSFPNGSNSVEVRSPDGQQRKRVQFLNTGGGVTPPKLRVLLSWDSDNTDLDLHLVTPDGAHIWYGDRVAPNGATLDVDVTTGYGPEIFSMPAPLKGQYLVYVNYYGGGYRSDDDEDGGQENAVQPLTTAQVTVITEEGTPDEKSESFIVPMRAPGELTLVRSFSYP; translated from the coding sequence ATGAAACTTCCTGCTCCCCCGGTCCTCCTGTTCCTTTGTGGAATGTTCAGCCTGCCCATGGCCCTGGCCGATAGCGGCATCCGGCTCGACACCCCCAAGGGCGGCTGGCGGACCCGCGCCGTCGATGGCGAGCAATACATCCAGGAGGTCAACTACCCGGCCTCCTCGGTGAACACGCCCCAGGGCCAGGCCGATACCGCGCGGATTCGCGGACAGATCAAGGGCGCGCCCAAGGCGAGCAAAGAGCCGGGCAAGCTGATCGTCAACGGCGTCAGCATGCCGCTCAAGTTCGACGAGCAAGGCGGCTTCGACCGGCCTTACTCATTTCCCAACGGCAGCAACAGCGTGGAGGTGCGCAGCCCCGACGGTCAGCAACGCAAGCGCGTGCAGTTTCTCAATACCGGTGGGGGCGTGACCCCGCCCAAGTTGCGGGTGCTGCTGTCCTGGGACAGCGACAACACCGACCTCGACCTGCATCTGGTGACCCCCGATGGCGCGCACATCTGGTATGGCGATCGCGTGGCCCCCAACGGCGCGACCCTGGACGTGGACGTGACCACCGGCTACGGCCCGGAGATTTTCTCCATGCCGGCGCCGCTCAAGGGCCAGTACCTGGTCTACGTGAACTACTACGGTGGCGGTTATCGCAGTGATGACGACGAAGATGGCGGCCAGGAAAACGCCGTGCAGCCGCTGACCACGGCCCAGGTCACGGTGATCACCGAGGAAGGCACGCCGGATGAGAAGAGCGAATCCTTCATCGTGCCGATGCGCGCCCCCGGAGAGCTGACCCTGGTGCGCAGTTTCAGCTATCCATGA
- a CDS encoding YfaP family protein: MRVFSSLLLTLLLAGTVLAEPSAELQEPLAGWRYSGLLDRTEQDRVAYPTPPIDRGIQRNRTLIEGQLKAIGHLRQPHSLSVNGNPLNLYTDEQGRFARPYAFGAGSNSVEVRSSEGKSLKRVQFYEANQNKTPPRIRVVLGWDDPKAELDMHIITPDGQHAFFGHPGLTNGGGLDPDGVDGPGPEMFTMTAPLRGTYLIYVNYWGNFGSGGYNFDEGSNQNEVITSQINLILNENTVDEKRETFIVPMRAIGDLLLVKSFNY, encoded by the coding sequence ATGCGCGTTTTCTCCTCCCTTCTGCTGACCTTGCTGCTGGCCGGCACGGTGCTCGCCGAGCCCTCCGCCGAGCTGCAGGAACCCCTGGCCGGCTGGCGCTATTCCGGCTTGCTGGACCGTACCGAGCAGGACCGTGTGGCCTATCCGACGCCACCCATCGATCGCGGCATCCAGCGCAATCGCACCCTGATCGAGGGCCAGCTCAAGGCCATCGGCCATTTGCGCCAGCCCCACAGCCTGTCGGTCAACGGCAACCCGCTGAATCTGTACACCGACGAACAGGGTCGCTTCGCCCGCCCTTACGCGTTCGGCGCCGGTTCCAACAGCGTCGAAGTGCGCAGCTCCGAGGGCAAGTCCCTCAAGCGCGTGCAGTTCTACGAAGCCAATCAGAACAAGACGCCGCCGCGGATCCGCGTGGTGCTGGGCTGGGACGATCCCAAGGCCGAGCTGGACATGCACATCATTACCCCAGACGGCCAGCATGCGTTCTTCGGCCATCCCGGCCTGACCAATGGCGGCGGCCTGGACCCGGACGGCGTCGACGGCCCGGGCCCGGAAATGTTCACCATGACCGCGCCGCTGCGGGGCACCTATCTGATCTACGTCAACTACTGGGGCAACTTCGGCAGCGGCGGGTACAACTTCGACGAAGGCAGCAATCAGAACGAGGTGATCACCTCGCAGATCAACCTGATCCTTAACGAAAACACCGTCGATGAGAAACGCGAGACCTTTATCGTGCCCATGCGGGCCATCGGCGACCTGTTGCTGGTCAAGTCTTTCAACTATTGA
- a CDS encoding alpha-2-macroglobulin family protein, whose amino-acid sequence MSESRMWRFLFRLTVVLTLVAPASLVNAEDSVPSSDYAAVSGESFFLLADSSFASDEQAMVRLEAPGRDYRRFRMEPYGGADIRVYRINQPLDFLKRQKNLHRVVSDGQFKGEGLSNTLAYLWDNWYRKSRRVMQRAFSYESRKQVTEEVPELKVGNSMLAPTPYDAQPQFALIPGLPLVTQFRYPLWQAKPIQPPAGVDLSGSSSQFINVAPGNVYIPLGQLKPGLYLVEALVGKYRATTMVFVSNTVAVSKIAGDELLVWAAGKHEGNSVPKVNVLWTDGLGLMNSGATDEQGLVRLKHVSPERSYVIGEDQEGGVFVSENFYYDSEIYDTKLYAFTDRPLYRPGDWVSLKIVGREFKNARDSVQPGAGTVNVSVLDAAGTALQNLTLNLDAKSGTQGRFQLPENAVAGGYELRFGYKDQVYSSAFRVAEYIKPHFEISLSLAKADFKTGEPVKGNLVLLYPDGKPVANARLQLSLRAQQLSMVDNELQYMGQFPVELTSAELTTDAKGSATLDLPAASKPSRYMLTVFASDGAAYRVKTTKEILIERGAASFSLSAPQRFSAAGDKVQFSYLNQNTGEQGKKVSPSRYSWVRLEDQSTGEGKLGEADKGFALAFERPGTYNLTLKDEHDRVLGGTSHSVTGEGVKAVPGTVEIVLDKPEYQAGDEALALITFPEPINDALLSLERDKVEATALLSKGADWLKVEKLSPTQYRVRVPVKDNFAPNLTFSVLYTKGGEYSFQNAGIKVLTPQIDVAIHTDKDKYQPGDLVTVDLSTQFAGKPVPAHLTVSVVDEMVYALQPEVAPSIDQFFYHPRRNNVRTSASLSFISYDVALPGSPTAPGKANRSERGVKVLERPRREDVDTAAWQPELLTDGSGKARFTFRMPDSLTRWRITARAIADDGQVGQKKQFVRSEKPLYLKWSGPTRFRSGDKPDLGLFVFSQSEQTAKAELVVRYAGESQRLPLTLNSGINYVALPAIAPGNGEWSAELVQGGKTVDALAVRLLSSAAGWQTVQAQSLDVAGTSTPLGLPADAAEIRLRLDDSPQALFRSALDDLLEYPYGGVEQTASQLLPLSVAYPALASNPQVRDRLRLMMQNSRLRLVHMAGPEAAFTWWGEDADADAFLTAYAYYADWHASKVMDLNLPPEHWQRVLEVYAKQAGNTPLLQRALILSFAREMNLPIATLVRGLMDDLAKVGSGPADSVDAGSSDSLVMADPDSALGLAGARVLTAALARDAKVTPPAAFVAQLDAAQQQLDLSSQPFAQAINLSLKPFDQATARTLLQRLLPSQPTLDRALALTWLQRSVAQAAPAVALNPGQGWQAQQGASGERYWLWQGPQVPAVLTLDPLPERPLRASLSYQSQQEAGTPLPVNITRRLLRLVPGDEAFTFKLEPVGNKPIASDGLYLDEVIIANQSKRPLLYGMLEVPLPPGADVERTTWGIKLAGPAGTEAASLEKARFEPGQMSYAVPLDALNDSSEVRLRHLIRFSQKGQFNLPAARFYQVYAPEHQARESTPTLGQVTVK is encoded by the coding sequence ATGAGCGAATCGCGTATGTGGCGTTTTCTGTTTCGACTGACTGTTGTTCTGACCCTCGTGGCCCCCGCGAGCCTGGTCAATGCCGAAGACTCGGTGCCGTCCAGCGATTACGCGGCGGTCTCCGGCGAGAGTTTCTTCCTGCTGGCCGACAGCAGCTTTGCCAGCGATGAGCAGGCCATGGTGCGCCTTGAGGCCCCGGGCCGGGATTACCGGCGCTTTCGCATGGAACCCTACGGCGGTGCCGACATCCGGGTGTACCGGATCAACCAGCCGCTGGACTTCCTCAAGCGGCAGAAAAACCTGCACCGGGTGGTCAGCGACGGCCAGTTCAAGGGCGAGGGCCTGTCCAACACCCTGGCCTACCTGTGGGACAACTGGTATCGCAAATCCCGTCGGGTGATGCAGCGGGCGTTCTCCTACGAGTCGCGCAAGCAGGTGACCGAGGAGGTGCCGGAATTGAAGGTCGGCAACTCCATGCTGGCGCCTACCCCCTATGACGCCCAGCCGCAGTTCGCCCTGATCCCGGGGCTGCCGCTGGTGACCCAGTTCCGTTATCCGCTGTGGCAGGCCAAGCCGATCCAGCCGCCGGCCGGGGTTGACCTGTCCGGTTCCTCCAGCCAGTTCATCAATGTCGCGCCGGGCAACGTCTATATCCCGCTGGGGCAACTCAAGCCGGGCCTGTACCTGGTGGAAGCCCTGGTGGGCAAGTACCGCGCCACCACCATGGTCTTTGTTTCCAACACCGTGGCGGTGAGCAAGATCGCCGGCGACGAGTTGCTGGTCTGGGCCGCGGGCAAGCATGAAGGCAACTCGGTGCCTAAGGTCAACGTACTGTGGACCGATGGCCTGGGCTTGATGAACAGCGGCGCCACCGACGAACAGGGCCTGGTGCGCCTGAAACACGTCAGCCCCGAGCGCTCCTATGTGATAGGCGAGGACCAGGAAGGCGGGGTGTTCGTCTCCGAGAACTTCTATTACGACAGCGAGATCTACGACACCAAGCTCTATGCCTTCACCGACCGGCCGCTGTATCGCCCGGGAGACTGGGTATCGCTGAAGATCGTCGGTCGCGAGTTCAAGAACGCCCGGGATTCGGTGCAGCCGGGGGCTGGGACGGTGAATGTCAGCGTGCTGGATGCCGCTGGCACCGCGCTGCAGAACCTGACCCTGAACCTGGATGCCAAGTCCGGCACTCAAGGCCGCTTCCAACTGCCGGAAAACGCCGTGGCCGGTGGTTATGAATTGCGTTTTGGCTACAAGGACCAGGTCTACAGCAGTGCCTTCCGCGTGGCCGAATACATCAAGCCGCATTTCGAGATTTCCCTGAGCCTGGCCAAGGCGGATTTCAAGACCGGTGAGCCGGTGAAGGGCAATCTGGTGCTGCTCTATCCGGACGGCAAGCCGGTGGCCAATGCGCGCCTGCAGCTGAGCCTGCGGGCCCAGCAACTGTCGATGGTGGACAACGAGCTGCAGTACATGGGCCAGTTCCCGGTGGAACTGACCAGCGCCGAGCTGACCACCGACGCCAAGGGCAGTGCCACCCTCGATCTGCCAGCGGCCAGCAAGCCGAGCCGCTATATGCTCACCGTGTTCGCCAGTGACGGCGCGGCCTACCGGGTCAAGACCACCAAGGAAATCCTCATCGAGCGTGGCGCGGCAAGCTTCAGCCTGAGTGCGCCGCAGCGTTTCAGCGCCGCCGGCGACAAGGTGCAGTTCAGCTACCTCAACCAGAACACCGGCGAGCAGGGCAAGAAGGTTTCCCCCAGCCGCTACAGTTGGGTGCGCCTGGAAGACCAGTCCACCGGCGAGGGCAAGCTGGGTGAGGCCGACAAGGGCTTTGCCCTGGCCTTCGAGCGTCCCGGCACCTACAACCTGACCCTGAAGGACGAACATGATCGGGTCCTGGGCGGCACCAGCCACTCGGTCACCGGCGAAGGGGTGAAAGCGGTGCCGGGCACCGTGGAAATCGTTCTCGACAAGCCCGAATACCAGGCCGGTGACGAAGCGCTGGCGCTGATCACCTTCCCCGAGCCGATCAACGACGCGCTGCTGTCGCTGGAGCGCGACAAGGTCGAGGCCACGGCGCTGCTGTCCAAGGGCGCTGACTGGCTGAAGGTGGAAAAGCTCAGCCCCACTCAATACCGCGTCCGGGTGCCGGTGAAGGACAACTTTGCGCCGAACCTGACCTTCTCCGTGCTCTACACCAAGGGCGGCGAGTACAGCTTCCAGAACGCCGGGATCAAGGTGCTGACGCCGCAGATCGATGTGGCCATCCACACCGACAAGGACAAGTACCAGCCGGGTGACCTGGTCACCGTTGACCTGTCCACCCAGTTCGCCGGCAAACCGGTGCCGGCGCACCTGACGGTCAGCGTGGTGGACGAAATGGTCTACGCCCTGCAACCGGAAGTGGCGCCAAGCATCGACCAGTTCTTCTATCACCCACGGCGCAACAACGTGCGCACCAGCGCCAGCCTGTCGTTCATCAGCTACGACGTGGCCCTGCCGGGCAGCCCCACCGCACCGGGCAAGGCCAACCGCAGCGAACGCGGGGTCAAGGTGCTGGAGCGACCACGGCGCGAAGACGTCGATACCGCTGCCTGGCAGCCGGAACTGTTGACCGATGGCAGCGGCAAGGCGCGTTTCACCTTCCGCATGCCCGACTCCCTGACCCGCTGGCGCATCACTGCCCGGGCCATCGCCGATGACGGCCAGGTGGGGCAGAAGAAGCAGTTCGTGCGCTCGGAAAAGCCCCTGTACCTGAAGTGGAGCGGCCCGACCCGTTTCCGCAGTGGCGACAAGCCGGACCTGGGGCTATTTGTCTTCAGCCAGTCCGAACAGACGGCCAAGGCCGAGCTGGTGGTGCGTTATGCCGGGGAGTCCCAGCGTTTGCCGTTGACCCTCAACAGCGGTATCAACTACGTGGCGCTGCCGGCCATTGCCCCGGGCAACGGTGAGTGGAGCGCCGAGCTGGTGCAAGGCGGCAAGACCGTGGATGCCCTGGCCGTGCGCCTGCTGAGCAGTGCCGCCGGTTGGCAGACGGTGCAGGCCCAGAGCCTGGACGTGGCCGGCACCAGCACACCGTTGGGCCTGCCGGCCGATGCCGCAGAGATCCGCCTGCGCCTGGACGATAGCCCGCAAGCGCTGTTCCGTTCGGCCCTGGACGACCTGCTGGAATACCCTTATGGCGGCGTCGAACAGACCGCCAGCCAGTTGCTGCCGTTGAGCGTTGCCTACCCGGCGCTGGCCAGCAATCCGCAGGTTCGCGACCGCTTGCGCCTGATGATGCAGAACAGCCGCCTGCGCCTGGTGCACATGGCCGGGCCGGAAGCCGCGTTCACCTGGTGGGGCGAAGACGCCGATGCCGATGCCTTCCTCACCGCTTACGCCTATTACGCCGATTGGCATGCCAGCAAGGTCATGGACCTGAACCTGCCGCCGGAGCACTGGCAGCGGGTGCTGGAGGTCTATGCCAAGCAGGCCGGCAATACGCCGTTGCTGCAACGGGCGCTGATCCTGTCCTTTGCTCGTGAGATGAACCTGCCGATCGCCACGCTGGTCAGGGGCCTGATGGACGATCTGGCCAAGGTCGGCAGCGGTCCGGCTGACAGCGTGGACGCTGGCAGCAGCGACAGCCTGGTGATGGCGGATCCGGATTCGGCCCTTGGTCTGGCTGGTGCCCGGGTGTTGACCGCGGCCCTGGCGCGGGATGCCAAGGTCACCCCGCCAGCGGCTTTCGTGGCGCAGTTGGACGCGGCCCAGCAACAGCTCGACCTCAGTTCGCAGCCGTTCGCCCAGGCCATCAACCTGTCCTTGAAGCCCTTCGATCAAGCGACGGCGCGTACCCTGCTGCAACGCCTGCTGCCATCGCAACCGACTCTGGACCGAGCCCTGGCCCTGACCTGGCTGCAGCGCAGCGTGGCTCAGGCAGCACCGGCCGTGGCCCTGAATCCGGGGCAGGGCTGGCAAGCGCAACAGGGCGCCAGCGGTGAACGCTACTGGCTGTGGCAGGGCCCGCAAGTGCCTGCGGTGTTGACCCTGGATCCGTTGCCGGAGCGGCCGTTGCGCGCTTCTCTCAGCTACCAGAGCCAGCAGGAGGCGGGCACGCCATTGCCGGTGAACATCACCCGTCGTCTGTTGCGCCTGGTGCCGGGCGACGAGGCTTTCACCTTCAAGCTGGAGCCGGTGGGCAACAAGCCGATCGCCAGTGATGGCCTGTACCTGGACGAAGTGATCATCGCCAATCAGAGCAAGCGGCCGCTGCTGTACGGCATGCTGGAAGTGCCGTTGCCACCGGGTGCCGATGTCGAGCGCACCACCTGGGGGATCAAGCTGGCCGGTCCTGCGGGCACGGAAGCGGCGTCCCTGGAAAAGGCCCGCTTCGAACCCGGGCAGATGAGCTACGCGGTGCCGCTGGATGCCTTGAACGACAGCAGCGAAGTGCGTCTGCGGCACTTGATCCGCTTCTCCCAGAAGGGCCAGTTCAACCTGCCTGCGGCACGTTTCTACCAGGTCTATGCACCGGAGCATCAGGCTCGGGAAAGCACACCGACACTGGGTCAGGTCACGGTCAAATAA
- a CDS encoding DUF2138 domain-containing protein, which produces MSENTASPAAGVPGPEHSGSKRRWPALVAGLCLVAAAIAGVGCKPKTSVAELAGDKLGLSRPDGLLETHSLTQLPKDLLAVPFLKDTLTEDFVFYYQAHADRLGLIGSLRRIIYEHDLKLQDNLIEQLFDQPADVALWRGADGRLKDFLLVMDRGGLAKLLEPLAKVALDDTQLSKLAELKVGGDAVTLYQLNYNAGKSLAFASHGDKLVVLSNPGKLYDLSQGADDEHGAVSTAALEALLNGDKLFPEAFGLEARKPEVQQRLAVNAGVLAMGYQRFIPNFAGLRFDMDDKGWHSYLALQEQDNQPDFDFKPIWQAMPMGASACVALPLAAQQQKPLLVKLGAEEAVATTLTEHMAGTAGLCWYADSRLYTPLLVASLKDEDNTKLDAELGKLFGSMVGARESKVPERLFPVVEQHNGEVHQWQRQVSSNFGQYPAKEAKDPQAITGRAFMQVSLARHGSTLVFSLDDKLVTKALGTLDKRFPPLADVVPKDALMPVYLGPQSLAQLIQQETFDSLPQDMEPVFNNAAQTYLVPKLRSLGGYGKYALTLPEGSEPNGHWQWLPLQWRAL; this is translated from the coding sequence ATGAGCGAAAACACCGCATCCCCGGCGGCCGGCGTGCCCGGTCCTGAACACTCCGGCAGCAAACGGCGCTGGCCGGCTCTGGTGGCGGGCCTGTGCCTGGTGGCGGCCGCCATCGCGGGCGTGGGCTGCAAGCCCAAGACCTCGGTGGCGGAACTGGCTGGCGACAAGCTGGGCCTGAGTCGCCCTGACGGCCTGCTGGAAACCCATTCCCTGACGCAACTGCCCAAGGATCTGCTGGCGGTGCCTTTCCTCAAGGACACCCTGACCGAGGACTTCGTCTTCTATTACCAGGCCCATGCCGACCGTCTGGGCCTGATCGGCAGTCTGCGGCGGATCATCTACGAGCATGACCTGAAACTGCAGGACAACCTGATCGAGCAACTGTTCGACCAGCCGGCGGATGTGGCGTTGTGGCGCGGTGCCGACGGGCGCCTCAAGGACTTCCTGCTGGTGATGGACCGCGGCGGGCTGGCCAAGCTGCTGGAGCCCCTGGCCAAGGTCGCCCTGGACGATACGCAACTGAGCAAGCTGGCCGAGCTCAAGGTCGGCGGCGATGCGGTGACGCTGTACCAACTGAACTACAACGCCGGCAAGTCCCTGGCGTTCGCCTCCCACGGCGACAAGCTGGTGGTGTTGTCCAACCCGGGCAAACTGTACGACCTGAGCCAAGGTGCCGACGATGAACACGGCGCCGTCTCCACGGCGGCCCTGGAGGCGCTGCTCAACGGTGACAAGCTGTTCCCCGAGGCGTTCGGCCTGGAGGCGCGCAAGCCCGAGGTGCAGCAGCGGCTGGCGGTCAACGCCGGAGTCCTGGCCATGGGTTACCAGCGCTTCATCCCCAACTTCGCCGGCCTGCGTTTCGACATGGACGACAAGGGCTGGCACAGCTACCTGGCCTTGCAAGAGCAGGACAACCAGCCGGACTTCGACTTCAAGCCGATCTGGCAGGCCATGCCCATGGGCGCCAGTGCCTGCGTGGCGCTGCCCCTGGCGGCGCAGCAGCAGAAGCCGCTGCTGGTCAAGCTCGGCGCCGAAGAAGCGGTGGCCACCACCCTCACCGAACACATGGCCGGCACCGCTGGCCTGTGCTGGTACGCCGACTCGCGGCTGTACACGCCGCTGCTGGTGGCCAGCCTCAAGGACGAGGACAACACCAAGCTCGATGCAGAGCTGGGCAAGCTGTTCGGTTCCATGGTCGGGGCCCGGGAAAGCAAGGTGCCGGAGCGCCTGTTCCCGGTGGTCGAGCAGCACAATGGCGAGGTGCACCAGTGGCAGCGCCAGGTCAGTTCCAACTTCGGCCAGTACCCGGCCAAGGAGGCCAAGGACCCGCAAGCCATCACCGGCCGCGCCTTCATGCAGGTCAGCCTGGCCCGCCACGGTTCGACCCTGGTGTTCTCCCTGGACGACAAGCTGGTGACCAAGGCCCTGGGCACCCTGGACAAGCGCTTCCCGCCCCTGGCCGACGTGGTGCCCAAGGATGCGCTGATGCCGGTGTACCTGGGGCCGCAATCCCTGGCGCAGTTGATCCAGCAGGAAACCTTCGACAGCCTGCCCCAGGACATGGAGCCGGTGTTCAACAACGCCGCACAAACCTACCTGGTGCCCAAGCTGCGCAGCCTCGGCGGTTATGGCAAGTACGCCCTGACCCTGCCTGAAGGCAGCGAACCCAACGGCCACTGGCAATGGCTGCCCCTGCAATGGCGCGCGCTGTGA
- a CDS encoding DUF2300 domain-containing protein, protein MTRCWAWLCLCLLPGLVTAQDEPLRLAWKTAPDSELVSLSKTQVLAREPLPQDLLAPLGSVWKLFVYAWLVDTGAQEPAYACQGKSRDEVYCCTAGGSIARDQALVRSCGLYFEPQRLQLSSADWRRYWQARHAPEWLRDLDRLQPQTRVPVVELLQVLAQLPAQETARRVLLDVVLSASDGTVLGALGGRLRVKTWSWLADQDPQSRQGGFAGWLVDGTPLWVGGRGTSQRVLKDYAEVLDQVLPDKPPVDKGRCVEVSLFSRYPLKSVSQNGRAVRPGALQGDYRVEFANGNQLDIHSGGELFLQAGASALQLVARLDREEYVARVLQREASSEPREAAKALAVAIRTYLLQNAGRSGECLSIDDSSNRQRVAPRPATAEARAIAAWTSDLVLAGTQVTYHSDLIAPDKLSWQQAVEQANSGQRYDAILLHAYPRASLSRWDNPVASCEPLPAAQDWLLKQRRRWRQPLEQEIGYNEISQFAVCRLSFGRPYVDRERQRIYVRGVLSLQDRLDLTHEYLHLAFEAHPNGQDETYIEGLARHLLLE, encoded by the coding sequence ATGACGCGGTGTTGGGCCTGGTTGTGCCTGTGTCTACTCCCTGGGCTGGTGACAGCCCAGGACGAGCCTCTGCGCCTGGCCTGGAAAACCGCCCCGGACAGCGAGCTGGTGAGCCTGAGCAAGACCCAGGTGCTGGCTCGCGAGCCGTTGCCGCAGGATCTGCTGGCCCCCCTGGGCAGTGTCTGGAAGCTCTTTGTCTACGCCTGGTTGGTGGACACCGGCGCGCAAGAGCCGGCCTATGCCTGCCAGGGCAAGTCCAGGGATGAGGTCTATTGCTGCACGGCCGGTGGCAGCATCGCCCGGGATCAGGCCCTGGTCCGTTCCTGTGGGTTGTACTTCGAGCCGCAACGCTTGCAGCTGTCCAGCGCTGACTGGCGCCGGTACTGGCAAGCCCGCCATGCGCCGGAGTGGTTGCGCGATCTCGACCGCCTGCAGCCGCAGACCCGGGTGCCGGTGGTAGAGCTGCTGCAGGTGCTGGCGCAGTTGCCGGCCCAGGAGACGGCCCGCCGGGTGTTGCTGGATGTGGTGCTCAGCGCCTCCGATGGCACGGTGCTGGGAGCCTTGGGTGGGCGCCTGCGGGTCAAGACCTGGAGCTGGCTGGCGGATCAGGACCCGCAGTCGCGCCAGGGCGGTTTTGCCGGGTGGCTGGTGGACGGCACGCCCCTGTGGGTGGGTGGACGAGGCACCAGTCAGCGGGTGTTGAAGGATTACGCCGAGGTTCTGGACCAGGTGCTGCCGGACAAACCGCCTGTGGATAAAGGCCGCTGTGTCGAAGTCAGCCTGTTTTCCCGCTACCCGCTGAAAAGCGTCAGCCAGAACGGCCGGGCCGTCAGGCCAGGTGCCCTGCAAGGGGATTACCGGGTGGAATTCGCCAATGGCAATCAATTGGATATCCACAGTGGCGGCGAGCTTTTCCTGCAAGCTGGCGCCTCGGCCCTGCAACTGGTGGCTCGCCTGGACCGCGAGGAATACGTGGCCCGGGTGCTGCAGCGCGAGGCTTCCAGCGAACCCCGGGAAGCCGCCAAGGCCCTGGCCGTGGCGATCCGTACCTATCTGCTGCAGAACGCCGGGCGCAGTGGCGAATGCCTGAGCATCGACGACAGCAGCAACCGCCAGCGGGTCGCCCCGCGTCCGGCCACCGCCGAGGCACGGGCCATCGCCGCCTGGACCAGTGATCTGGTGCTGGCTGGCACGCAAGTCACCTACCACTCGGACCTGATTGCGCCGGACAAGCTGTCCTGGCAGCAGGCCGTGGAACAAGCGAACTCCGGCCAGCGTTATGACGCCATCCTGCTGCATGCCTATCCGCGCGCCAGCCTCAGCCGCTGGGACAACCCGGTGGCCTCCTGCGAACCCTTGCCGGCGGCCCAGGATTGGCTGCTGAAGCAGCGTCGGCGCTGGCGCCAGCCGCTGGAGCAAGAGATTGGCTACAACGAAATCAGCCAGTTCGCGGTGTGCCGCCTGAGCTTCGGCCGGCCCTACGTCGACCGTGAACGGCAACGCATCTACGTGCGTGGCGTGCTCTCGCTGCAAGACCGCCTCGACCTGACTCACGAATACCTGCACCTGGCCTTTGAAGCTCATCCCAACGGCCAGGATGAAACCTACATCGAAGGGCTCGCCCGTCATCTTTTATTGGAATAG
- a CDS encoding DUF1175 domain-containing protein, which produces MARAVSAWRKSLSSLGLLALLLSHAVGATQAPPLDVQQSQVFRAWFVRIAQEQLSQGPSPRWYQQDCAGLVRFAANEALKVHDSKWLRANGLSNRYLPPELQLSEGQRGLAQQWQQGGGQTGPYVNAIKLIQFNSHLVSRDLGQARPGDLLFFDQGDDQHLMIWMGRNIAYHTGTTTPTDNGMRSASVQQLMTWKDTRWIPDPANPNFIGIYRLNFLTQ; this is translated from the coding sequence ATGGCGCGCGCTGTGAGTGCATGGCGCAAGAGTCTGTCCAGCCTCGGCCTGTTGGCCCTGTTGCTGAGCCATGCCGTGGGCGCGACCCAGGCGCCGCCGCTGGACGTGCAGCAGTCCCAGGTGTTTCGTGCCTGGTTCGTGCGCATTGCCCAGGAGCAACTGAGCCAGGGGCCGAGCCCGCGCTGGTATCAGCAGGACTGCGCCGGGCTGGTGCGCTTTGCCGCCAACGAAGCGCTCAAGGTCCACGACAGCAAGTGGCTGCGGGCCAACGGCCTGTCCAATCGCTACCTGCCGCCAGAGCTGCAACTGAGCGAAGGCCAGCGCGGCCTGGCCCAGCAGTGGCAGCAGGGCGGCGGGCAGACCGGGCCCTACGTCAATGCGATCAAGCTGATCCAGTTCAACAGCCATCTGGTCAGTCGTGACCTGGGCCAGGCGCGCCCCGGCGACCTGCTGTTCTTCGACCAGGGCGACGACCAGCACCTGATGATCTGGATGGGCCGTAACATCGCCTATCACACCGGCACCACCACCCCCACCGACAACGGCATGCGCTCGGCCAGCGTGCAGCAACTGATGACATGGAAGGACACCCGATGGATACCCGACCCCGCCAACCCCAACTTCATCGGCATCTATCGACTGAACTTCCTCACCCAATGA